The Burkholderia mayonis genome window below encodes:
- the narH gene encoding nitrate reductase subunit beta, with translation MKIRAQVAMVLNLDKCIGCHTCSVTCKNVWTSRDGVEYAWFNNVETKPGVGYPREWENQDKWQGGWKRNDAGKLEPRQGGKLKILANIFANPNLPGIDDYYEPFTYDYAHLQNAPLSQTPPTARPVSAITGQKMDKIEWGPNWEDDLGGEFKSRGRDKLFEDVQKEMYSTFENTFMMYLPRLCEHCLNPACVASCPSGSVYKREDDGIVLVDQDKCRGWRMCISGCPYKKIYFNWQTGKAEKCVFCFPRIEAGQPTVCSETCVGRIRYLGVMLYDADRIEQAASIADPQKLYEEQLAVFVDPHDPAIERQALADGVPQSWIDAAKRSPVYRMACEWKVAFPLHPEYRTLPMVWYVPPLSPIQGAAQSGHMGMNGVIPDVRSLRIPLRYLANLLTAGDEAPVAAALDRMLAMRAYKRAQTVHGEHDAQVLAQVGLTAEQVEDMYQLMAIANYEDRFVIPSSHKEMAEDSFDEKGSCGFSFGNGCSGGTSDGTLFGRKKETAVSYAALPTVTRKKASAA, from the coding sequence ATGAAGATCCGCGCACAAGTGGCGATGGTGCTCAATCTCGACAAATGCATCGGATGCCACACCTGCTCCGTCACCTGCAAGAACGTGTGGACGTCGCGCGACGGCGTCGAGTACGCGTGGTTCAACAACGTCGAGACGAAGCCGGGCGTCGGCTATCCGCGCGAGTGGGAAAACCAGGACAAATGGCAAGGCGGCTGGAAGCGCAACGACGCGGGCAAGCTCGAGCCGCGCCAGGGCGGCAAGCTGAAGATCCTCGCGAACATCTTCGCGAATCCCAACCTTCCCGGCATCGACGACTACTACGAGCCGTTCACGTACGACTACGCGCATCTGCAGAACGCGCCGCTGTCGCAGACGCCGCCGACCGCGCGCCCGGTCTCCGCGATCACCGGCCAGAAGATGGACAAGATCGAATGGGGGCCGAACTGGGAAGACGATCTCGGCGGCGAGTTCAAGTCGCGCGGCCGCGACAAGCTGTTCGAGGACGTGCAGAAAGAGATGTACTCGACGTTCGAGAACACCTTCATGATGTACCTGCCGCGCCTTTGCGAGCACTGCCTGAATCCGGCGTGCGTCGCGTCGTGCCCGTCCGGCTCCGTCTACAAGCGCGAGGACGACGGGATCGTGCTCGTCGACCAGGACAAGTGCCGCGGTTGGCGGATGTGCATCTCGGGCTGCCCGTACAAGAAGATCTACTTCAACTGGCAAACCGGCAAGGCCGAGAAGTGCGTGTTCTGCTTCCCGCGCATCGAGGCCGGGCAGCCGACCGTCTGCTCGGAAACCTGCGTCGGCCGCATCCGCTATCTCGGCGTGATGCTGTATGACGCGGACCGCATCGAGCAGGCGGCGTCGATCGCCGATCCGCAGAAGCTCTACGAAGAGCAGCTCGCGGTGTTCGTCGATCCGCACGATCCGGCGATCGAGCGTCAGGCGCTCGCGGACGGCGTCCCGCAAAGCTGGATCGACGCGGCGAAGCGCTCGCCCGTCTACCGGATGGCATGCGAATGGAAGGTCGCGTTCCCGCTGCATCCGGAATACCGGACGCTGCCGATGGTGTGGTACGTGCCGCCCCTGTCGCCGATCCAGGGCGCCGCACAGTCGGGCCACATGGGGATGAACGGCGTGATCCCGGACGTGCGCAGCCTGCGGATTCCGCTGCGCTATCTCGCGAACCTGCTGACCGCGGGCGACGAAGCGCCGGTCGCCGCGGCGCTCGACCGGATGCTCGCGATGCGCGCGTACAAGCGCGCGCAGACCGTGCACGGCGAGCACGACGCGCAGGTGCTCGCGCAGGTCGGACTCACCGCCGAGCAGGTCGAGGACATGTATCAGTTGATGGCGATCGCGAACTACGAGGACCGCTTCGTGATTCCGTCGTCGCACAAGGAAATGGCAGAAGACAGCTTCGACGAGAAAGGCAGTTGCGGCTTCTCGTTCGGCAACGGCTGCTCGGGCGGCACGTCGGACGGCACGCTGTTCGGCCGCAAGAAGGAAACGGCGGTGTCGTACGCGGCGCTGCCGACCGTCACGCGCAAAAAAGCGAGCGCCGCATGA